The following proteins are encoded in a genomic region of Glycine soja cultivar W05 chromosome 17, ASM419377v2, whole genome shotgun sequence:
- the LOC114393601 gene encoding topless-related protein 4-like isoform X1 yields MSSLSRELVFLILQFLDEEKFKETVHKLEQESGFFFNMRYFEDMVTNGEWDEVEKYLSGFTKVDDNRYSMKIFFEIRKQKYLEALDKQDRAKAVDILVKDLKVFAAFNEELFKEITQLLTLDNFRHNEQLSKYGDTKSARGIMLAELKKLIEANPLFRDKLQFPTLKNSRLRTLINQSLNWQHQLCKNPRPNPDIKTLFVDHSCGQVQPNGARAPSPVTNPLMGAVPKAGGFPPLGAHGPFQPTPAALPTSLAGWMANPSPVPHPSASAGPIGLAAANNAAAILKRPRTPPSNNPAMDYQTADSDHVLKRTRPFGLSDEVSNLPVNLLPVAYSGQSHGQSSYSSDDLPKTVVMTLNQGSIVKSMDFHPLQQILLLVGTNMGDVMVWDIGSRERIAQRNFKVWELGACSVALQASLSNDYSASINRVVWSPDGTLCSVAYSKHIVHIYSYHGGDDLRNHLEIEAHAGSVNDLAFSYPNKQLCVVTCGEDRVIKVWDAVTGAKQYTFEGHEAPVYSVCPHHKESIQFIFSTATDGKIKAWLYDNMGSRVDYDAPGHSSTTMAYSADGTRLFSCGTNKEGESFLVEWNESEGAVKRTYHGLGKRSVGVVQFDTTKNRFLAAGDEFTIKFWDMDNTNMLTSVEAEGGLLASPCIRFNKDGILLAVSTNDNGVKILANAEGIRLLRTVENRTFDASRVASAAVVKAPTIGAFPSTNVTVGTSLADRAPPVAAMVGINNDTRNLADVKPRIVDESVEKSRIWKLTEINEPSQCRSLKLPDSLSSMRVSRLIYTNQGVAILALAANAVHKLWKWQRNERNTTGKATASIQPQLWQPSSGILMTNDISDTNPEDAVSCFALSKNDSYVMSASGGKISLFNMMTFKTMTTFMPPPPAATFLAFHPQDNNIIAIGMEDSSIQIYNVRVDEVKTKLKGHQKRITGLAFSHVLNVLVSSGADSQLCVWSTDGWEKQASKFLQMPSGRPPAPLADTRVQFHLDQTHLLAVHETQIALYEAPKLECIKQFSPREANPITHATYSCDSQSIYVSFEDGSIGILTVPALRLRCRINQSAYLHPNPSLRVHPLVIAAHPSEPNQFALGLTDGGVHVLEPLEAEGKWGTPPPNENGAGPSTASGAAVSEQPQR; encoded by the exons ATGTCTTCCCTCAGCAGAGAGCTTGTTTTTCTCATACTTCAGTTTCTCGATGAAGAGAAATTTAAGGAGACTGTTCACAA GTTGGAGCAAGAATCGGGATTTTTCTTTAACATGAGGTATTTTGAGGATATGGTGACGAATGGGGAGTGGGATGAGGTGGAGAAGTACTTGTCTGGTTTTACGAAGGTGGATGACAATAGATACTCCATGAAGATCTTCTTTGAGATACGCAAGCAGAAGTACTTAGAAGCATTGGACAA GCAAGATCGAGCAAAAGCGGTGGATATTTTAGTGAAGGATTTGAAAGTATTTGCTGCATTTAATGAAGAACTTTTTAAGGAAATCACACAGTTGTTGACTTTGGACAACTTTAG ACATAATGAACAGCTATCCAAGTATGGAGATACAAAATCTGCACGAGGCATAATGCTGGCTGAACTGAAGAAATTGATAGAAGCTAACCCTCTGTTTCGCGACAAGCTTCAATTTCCTACTTTAAAGAACTCCAGATTGCGGACTCTAATTAATCAGAG TTTAAATTGGCAACATCAACTTTGTAAGAACCCAAGGCCCAACCCTGACATAAAGACCCTTTTTGTGGACCATAGTTGTGGGCAAGTGCAACCAAATGGTGCACGAGCCCCTTCTCCCGTTACCAATCCCTTAATGGGTGCTGTCCCAAAGGCTGGAGGTTTCCCACCACTTGGTGCTCATGGT cCATTTCAGCCCACACCAGCTGCTCTTCCGACATCCCTTGCTGGATGGATGGCTAACCCATCTCCTGTTCCACACCCTTCGGCTTCTGCCGGACCCATAGGTTTGGCAGCAGCTAATAATGCAG CAGCTATTTTAAAGCGCCCCAGAACCCCTCCTTCCAATAACCCAGCTATGGACTATCAAACTGCTGATTCAGATCATGTATTGAAGAGAACAAGACCTTTTGGATTATCAGATGAA GTCAGTAATCTACCAGTAAATTTGCTTCCCGTTGCTTACTCTGGCCAGAGCCATGGTCAGAGCTCCTATTCCTCTGATGACTTGCCCAAGACTGTTGTGATGACTCTCAACCAAGGTTCAATTGTCAAAAGCATGGATTTCCATCCACTGCAGCAAATTCTACTTCTTG TTGGAACAAACATGGGCGATGTCATGGTGTGGGATATAGGCAGCCGTGAAAGGATCGCACAAAGAAATTTTAAAGTCTGGGAACTTGGAGCATGCTCTGTGGCGTTACAA GCATCTCTTTCCAATGATTACTCAGCATCAATCAATCGGGTGGTGTGGAGTCCTGATGGAACACTTTGCA GTGTTGCTTATTCTAAACATATTGTTCACATATATTCCTATCATGGTGGGGATGATCTTAGAAACCACCTAGag ATTGAAGCTCATGCTGGGAGTGTCAATGATCTTGCCTTTTCATATCCAAACAAACAGCTTTGTGTTGTGACCTGTGGAGAGGATAGGGTCATCAAG GTATGGGATGCAGTTACTGGTGCAAAGcagtatacttttgagggtcaTGAAGCACCTGTATATTCTGTATGCCCTCATCACAAAGAAAGTATTCAG TTCATCTTCTCAACCGCAACtgatggaaaaataaaagcatggtTGTATGATAACATGGGTTCTAGGGTTGACTATGATGCACCTGGTCATTCTTCTACTACAATGGCATATAGTGCTGATGGAACAAG ATTGTTCTCGTGTGGAACgaataaagaaggggaatcatTTCTAGTAGAATGGAATGAAAGTGAAGGAGCTGTGAAGCGTACTTATCATGGTCTTGGGAAGAGATCTGTAGGTGTTGTTCAATTTGATACCACCAAAAATAGGTTCTTAGCTGCTGGTGACGAGTTTACAATCAAATTCTGGGACATGGATAACACAAACATGCTGACAAGTGTTGAGGCAGAAGGTGGATTACTG GCTTCACCCTGTATTAGATTTAACAAGGATGGAATACTGTTGGCTGTCTCCACAAATGACAATGGAGTTAAAATTCTAGCTAACGCAGAAGGAATTAGGCTGCTTCGAACGGTGGAAAATCGTACATTTGATGCTTCTAGAGTTGCTTCTGCAGCTGTTGTGAAG GCACCTACTATTGGAGCTTTTCCTTCTACCAATGTAACTGTTGGAACAAGCCTTGCTGATAGAGCTCCTCCAGTAGCAGCCATGGTTGGGATT AATAATGATACTCGGAATTTAGCTGATGTGAAACCCAGAATTGTTGATGAATCTGTGGAAAAATCTAGGATATGGAAGCTGACAGAAATTAATGAACCATCACAATGCCGCTCCCTGAAACTTCCTGATAGTTTATCATCTATGAGG gtTTCTAGGTTAATTTATACAAATCAGGGGGTTGCGATTTTGGCTTTGGCAGCAAATGCTGTTCACAAGCTTTGGAAATGGCAGAGAAATGAGCGGAACACTACTGGGAAG GCCACTGCAAGTATTCAACCACAACTATGGCAACCATCTAGTGGAATACTGATGACTAATGATATAAGTGATACTAACCCAGAGGATGCTGTGTCATGTTTTGCACTGTCAAAGAATGACTCATATGTTATGTCTGCTTCAGGGGGGAAAATTTCTCTATTCAATATGATGACATTTAAG ACAATGACAACTTTCATGCCACCTCCACCAGCTGCGACATTTCTTGCATTTCATCCTCAAGACAATAATATTATTGCTATTGGCATGGAGGACTCTTCCATACAAATCTATAATGTTAGAGTGGACGAG GTCAAAACCAAGCTAAAAGGTCATCAGAAGAGAATTACTGGTCTTGCCTTTTCTCATGTTCTAAATGTGCTTGTCTCATCTGGAGCTGACTCTCAG TTGTGTGTTTGGAGCACAGATGGATGGGAAAAGCAAGCAAGTAAATTCCTACAAATGCCCAGTGGACGACCGCCTGCACCTCTTGCAGATACTCGGGTCCAATTTCATCTAGACCAGACACATTTACTGGCTGTTCATGAAACTCAAATAGCCTTATATGAGGCACCAAAGTTGGAATGTATAAAGCAG TTTTCACCTCGGGAAGCCAATCCAATCACACATGCTACATACTCATGTGATAGTCAGTCAATATATGTAAGCTTTGAAGATGGAAGTATTGGCATTCTTACTGTCCCTGCGCTCAGATTAAGATGTAGAATAAATCAATCTGCTTATCTCCATCCCAACCCAAG CTTGAGAGTGCATCCTCTTGTGATTGCTGCACATCCCTCCGAACCCAATCAATTTGCATTAGGACTCACCGATGGTGGAGTACATGTACTTGAACCACTAGAGGCAGAAGGAAAATGGGGTACTCCACCTCCGAACGAGAATGGTGCCGGGCCTAGCACTGCTTCAGGTGCTGCTGTTTCAGAGCAACCCCAAAGATGA
- the LOC114393601 gene encoding topless-related protein 4-like isoform X2, producing the protein MSSLSRELVFLILQFLDEEKFKETVHKLEQESGFFFNMRYFEDMVTNGEWDEVEKYLSGFTKVDDNRYSMKIFFEIRKQKYLEALDKQDRAKAVDILVKDLKVFAAFNEELFKEITQLLTLDNFRHNEQLSKYGDTKSARGIMLAELKKLIEANPLFRDKLQFPTLKNSRLRTLINQSLNWQHQLCKNPRPNPDIKTLFVDHSCGQVQPNGARAPSPVTNPLMGAVPKAGGFPPLGAHGPFQPTPAALPTSLAGWMANPSPVPHPSASAGPIGLAAANNAAILKRPRTPPSNNPAMDYQTADSDHVLKRTRPFGLSDEVSNLPVNLLPVAYSGQSHGQSSYSSDDLPKTVVMTLNQGSIVKSMDFHPLQQILLLVGTNMGDVMVWDIGSRERIAQRNFKVWELGACSVALQASLSNDYSASINRVVWSPDGTLCSVAYSKHIVHIYSYHGGDDLRNHLEIEAHAGSVNDLAFSYPNKQLCVVTCGEDRVIKVWDAVTGAKQYTFEGHEAPVYSVCPHHKESIQFIFSTATDGKIKAWLYDNMGSRVDYDAPGHSSTTMAYSADGTRLFSCGTNKEGESFLVEWNESEGAVKRTYHGLGKRSVGVVQFDTTKNRFLAAGDEFTIKFWDMDNTNMLTSVEAEGGLLASPCIRFNKDGILLAVSTNDNGVKILANAEGIRLLRTVENRTFDASRVASAAVVKAPTIGAFPSTNVTVGTSLADRAPPVAAMVGINNDTRNLADVKPRIVDESVEKSRIWKLTEINEPSQCRSLKLPDSLSSMRVSRLIYTNQGVAILALAANAVHKLWKWQRNERNTTGKATASIQPQLWQPSSGILMTNDISDTNPEDAVSCFALSKNDSYVMSASGGKISLFNMMTFKTMTTFMPPPPAATFLAFHPQDNNIIAIGMEDSSIQIYNVRVDEVKTKLKGHQKRITGLAFSHVLNVLVSSGADSQLCVWSTDGWEKQASKFLQMPSGRPPAPLADTRVQFHLDQTHLLAVHETQIALYEAPKLECIKQFSPREANPITHATYSCDSQSIYVSFEDGSIGILTVPALRLRCRINQSAYLHPNPSLRVHPLVIAAHPSEPNQFALGLTDGGVHVLEPLEAEGKWGTPPPNENGAGPSTASGAAVSEQPQR; encoded by the exons ATGTCTTCCCTCAGCAGAGAGCTTGTTTTTCTCATACTTCAGTTTCTCGATGAAGAGAAATTTAAGGAGACTGTTCACAA GTTGGAGCAAGAATCGGGATTTTTCTTTAACATGAGGTATTTTGAGGATATGGTGACGAATGGGGAGTGGGATGAGGTGGAGAAGTACTTGTCTGGTTTTACGAAGGTGGATGACAATAGATACTCCATGAAGATCTTCTTTGAGATACGCAAGCAGAAGTACTTAGAAGCATTGGACAA GCAAGATCGAGCAAAAGCGGTGGATATTTTAGTGAAGGATTTGAAAGTATTTGCTGCATTTAATGAAGAACTTTTTAAGGAAATCACACAGTTGTTGACTTTGGACAACTTTAG ACATAATGAACAGCTATCCAAGTATGGAGATACAAAATCTGCACGAGGCATAATGCTGGCTGAACTGAAGAAATTGATAGAAGCTAACCCTCTGTTTCGCGACAAGCTTCAATTTCCTACTTTAAAGAACTCCAGATTGCGGACTCTAATTAATCAGAG TTTAAATTGGCAACATCAACTTTGTAAGAACCCAAGGCCCAACCCTGACATAAAGACCCTTTTTGTGGACCATAGTTGTGGGCAAGTGCAACCAAATGGTGCACGAGCCCCTTCTCCCGTTACCAATCCCTTAATGGGTGCTGTCCCAAAGGCTGGAGGTTTCCCACCACTTGGTGCTCATGGT cCATTTCAGCCCACACCAGCTGCTCTTCCGACATCCCTTGCTGGATGGATGGCTAACCCATCTCCTGTTCCACACCCTTCGGCTTCTGCCGGACCCATAGGTTTGGCAGCAGCTAATAATGCAG CTATTTTAAAGCGCCCCAGAACCCCTCCTTCCAATAACCCAGCTATGGACTATCAAACTGCTGATTCAGATCATGTATTGAAGAGAACAAGACCTTTTGGATTATCAGATGAA GTCAGTAATCTACCAGTAAATTTGCTTCCCGTTGCTTACTCTGGCCAGAGCCATGGTCAGAGCTCCTATTCCTCTGATGACTTGCCCAAGACTGTTGTGATGACTCTCAACCAAGGTTCAATTGTCAAAAGCATGGATTTCCATCCACTGCAGCAAATTCTACTTCTTG TTGGAACAAACATGGGCGATGTCATGGTGTGGGATATAGGCAGCCGTGAAAGGATCGCACAAAGAAATTTTAAAGTCTGGGAACTTGGAGCATGCTCTGTGGCGTTACAA GCATCTCTTTCCAATGATTACTCAGCATCAATCAATCGGGTGGTGTGGAGTCCTGATGGAACACTTTGCA GTGTTGCTTATTCTAAACATATTGTTCACATATATTCCTATCATGGTGGGGATGATCTTAGAAACCACCTAGag ATTGAAGCTCATGCTGGGAGTGTCAATGATCTTGCCTTTTCATATCCAAACAAACAGCTTTGTGTTGTGACCTGTGGAGAGGATAGGGTCATCAAG GTATGGGATGCAGTTACTGGTGCAAAGcagtatacttttgagggtcaTGAAGCACCTGTATATTCTGTATGCCCTCATCACAAAGAAAGTATTCAG TTCATCTTCTCAACCGCAACtgatggaaaaataaaagcatggtTGTATGATAACATGGGTTCTAGGGTTGACTATGATGCACCTGGTCATTCTTCTACTACAATGGCATATAGTGCTGATGGAACAAG ATTGTTCTCGTGTGGAACgaataaagaaggggaatcatTTCTAGTAGAATGGAATGAAAGTGAAGGAGCTGTGAAGCGTACTTATCATGGTCTTGGGAAGAGATCTGTAGGTGTTGTTCAATTTGATACCACCAAAAATAGGTTCTTAGCTGCTGGTGACGAGTTTACAATCAAATTCTGGGACATGGATAACACAAACATGCTGACAAGTGTTGAGGCAGAAGGTGGATTACTG GCTTCACCCTGTATTAGATTTAACAAGGATGGAATACTGTTGGCTGTCTCCACAAATGACAATGGAGTTAAAATTCTAGCTAACGCAGAAGGAATTAGGCTGCTTCGAACGGTGGAAAATCGTACATTTGATGCTTCTAGAGTTGCTTCTGCAGCTGTTGTGAAG GCACCTACTATTGGAGCTTTTCCTTCTACCAATGTAACTGTTGGAACAAGCCTTGCTGATAGAGCTCCTCCAGTAGCAGCCATGGTTGGGATT AATAATGATACTCGGAATTTAGCTGATGTGAAACCCAGAATTGTTGATGAATCTGTGGAAAAATCTAGGATATGGAAGCTGACAGAAATTAATGAACCATCACAATGCCGCTCCCTGAAACTTCCTGATAGTTTATCATCTATGAGG gtTTCTAGGTTAATTTATACAAATCAGGGGGTTGCGATTTTGGCTTTGGCAGCAAATGCTGTTCACAAGCTTTGGAAATGGCAGAGAAATGAGCGGAACACTACTGGGAAG GCCACTGCAAGTATTCAACCACAACTATGGCAACCATCTAGTGGAATACTGATGACTAATGATATAAGTGATACTAACCCAGAGGATGCTGTGTCATGTTTTGCACTGTCAAAGAATGACTCATATGTTATGTCTGCTTCAGGGGGGAAAATTTCTCTATTCAATATGATGACATTTAAG ACAATGACAACTTTCATGCCACCTCCACCAGCTGCGACATTTCTTGCATTTCATCCTCAAGACAATAATATTATTGCTATTGGCATGGAGGACTCTTCCATACAAATCTATAATGTTAGAGTGGACGAG GTCAAAACCAAGCTAAAAGGTCATCAGAAGAGAATTACTGGTCTTGCCTTTTCTCATGTTCTAAATGTGCTTGTCTCATCTGGAGCTGACTCTCAG TTGTGTGTTTGGAGCACAGATGGATGGGAAAAGCAAGCAAGTAAATTCCTACAAATGCCCAGTGGACGACCGCCTGCACCTCTTGCAGATACTCGGGTCCAATTTCATCTAGACCAGACACATTTACTGGCTGTTCATGAAACTCAAATAGCCTTATATGAGGCACCAAAGTTGGAATGTATAAAGCAG TTTTCACCTCGGGAAGCCAATCCAATCACACATGCTACATACTCATGTGATAGTCAGTCAATATATGTAAGCTTTGAAGATGGAAGTATTGGCATTCTTACTGTCCCTGCGCTCAGATTAAGATGTAGAATAAATCAATCTGCTTATCTCCATCCCAACCCAAG CTTGAGAGTGCATCCTCTTGTGATTGCTGCACATCCCTCCGAACCCAATCAATTTGCATTAGGACTCACCGATGGTGGAGTACATGTACTTGAACCACTAGAGGCAGAAGGAAAATGGGGTACTCCACCTCCGAACGAGAATGGTGCCGGGCCTAGCACTGCTTCAGGTGCTGCTGTTTCAGAGCAACCCCAAAGATGA
- the LOC114393602 gene encoding BRCA1-associated protein-like — MFLLRVHSVEEEHPLDPRTIFQSQTNNPKFSQRRGALHLFRTSSHSSPSSLLFILAVPNYLSFHDFIPFCGPHLDRLHHLLFIRNDGTEDRYSVLIEFADHFAADAFYTNFNAKKFSPAEAEVCHILFLQSVEYSKYAEAAGTPPPGCTEIPTCPVCLERLDPDTSGILTTLCDHSFDCPCVSKWTYLSCQVCRFCQQQDEKPTCFICGTLDDLWVCMICGFVGCGRYKEGHAIQHWKDTQHCYSLDSKTQQIWDYVGDNYVHRLNQDQSKIDGKLEEMNFHCMSLEGECGMCECREDLGINGALFNSKVETIVDEYNRLLTSQLETQRQYYESLLVETKSKMESSMSEAVEKAAASEMLDIQNELEKCTEERNAIAEVNQKLIKNQEIWRKKVKEAEGREATSIKLKNERINDLEEQIRDIKIFLEAQKTIDKMSDSNGIKEGTVLPVAYEQSSPGHSKRNKKSGRRRN; from the exons ATGTTCTTGCTCCGAGTCCACTCAGTGGAAGAGGAGCACCCTCTGGATCCCCGAACCATCTTCCAATCCCAAACCAACAACCCTAAATTCAGCCAACGCAGAGGCGCGCTCCACTTGTTCCGAACCTCTTCCCACTCCTCtccctcttctcttctcttcatcCTCGCCGTCCCCAACTACCTCTCCTTCCACGACTTCATTCCCTTCTGTGGGCCCCACCTCGACCGTCTCCACCACCTTCTCTTCATCAGGAACGACGGAACAGAAGATCGCTATAGCGTCTTGATCGAGTTCGCCGATCACTTTGCCGCCGACGCATTTTATACCAATTTCAATGCCAAGAAGTTTTCTCCTGCAgag GCAGAGGTGTGCCATATTTTGTTTCTGCAATCCGTGGAGTATTCAAAATATGCAGAAGCTGCGGGGACTCCTCCTCCTGGTTGTACGGAAATACCAACTTGTCCGGTTTGTCTTG AGAGGTTGGACCCAGATACGAGTGGGATTCTCACAACACTTTGCGACCACTCATTTGATTGCCCTTGTGTTTCAAAGTGGACGTATTTGTCTTGCCAG GTTTGTCGATTCTGTCAGCAACAGGATGAGAAGCCAACCTGTTTTATTTGTGGAACATTAGATGATCTCTGGGTTTGTATGATTTGTGGATTTGTTGGATGTGGAAG aTATAAAGAAGGACATGCTATTCAGCATTGGAAAGATACTCAGCATTGCTATTCTCTTGATTCTAAAACACAGCAAATTTGGGATTATGTGGGTGACAATTATGTCCATCGACTGAACCAGGACCAGTCTAAAATTGATGGCAAGTTGGAGGAGATGAATTTTCACTGTATGTCACTTGAAGGAGAATGTGGTATGTGTGAATGCCGTGAAGATTTAGGAATTAATGGGGCCCTTTTCAACAGCAAAGTTGAAACG ATTGTGGATGAATACAACCGTCTTCTTACATCTCAGTTGGAGACACAAAGACAA tattaTGAATCTTTACTAGTGGAGACAAAAAGTAAAATGGAAAGTTCCATGTCTGAAGCAGTGGAGAAAGCTGCAGCTTCTGAAATGCTGGATATCCAAAATGAACTGGAAAAGTGTACAGAAGAAAGAAATGCCATTGCTGAG GTCAATCAGAAACTcataaaaaatcaagagatatgGCGGAAGAAGGTTAAAGAAGCTGAAGGGAG GGAGGCTACATCAATTAAATTGAAGAATGAGAGGATAAATGATTTGGAGGAACAG ATTAGAGATATCAAGATTTTTCTTGAAGCGCAAAAAACAATTGATAAAATGTCAGATTCAAATGGGATCAAGGAGGGAACAGTCCTACCGGTGGCTTATGAGCAATCTTCTCCAGGCCACAgtaagagaaacaaaaagtCTGGTCGTAGGCGGAATTAG